GGTTAAAATTTTGCCTTTGTTTTGCAAAAATAGGGCGAGTAGGTCGCTCTCTTTACTAGAGATATTTACGTTTTTACCATCTTTGCTTAGTGTTTTGCTCTGTGGATGAAAGCTAAATTCGCTTGAAATTTTGATCGCATCGCCACTGTGATGTGAGAAATTTCTCTTTAGAAGCGCTTGTATACGTATGAGTAACTCTTTTAGTTCAAATGGCTTTTTTAGATAGTCGTCGCAGCCACTTTTGTAGCCTTTTTCAAGATCGTCTATGGTATTTAGCGAGGTGGTAAAGATGCTAGGTGCGCTAACACCTAGCTCTCTTAAGGAAGAAAGAAGTGAAAAGCCATCTCCTTGTGGGAGTTTGACGTCAAGTATAAGCAGGTCGAAATTTTGCTCGTAGGCGAGATCAAGCGCTTCTTTGGCATTATCTGAAGTAGTGACCTCATAGCCATTTTCGCTTAGATACTCACTGATGAGATCAAGTAAAATTTCATCATCTTCAACGAGCAAAATTCTAACCATTTACCGCCTTTACATACCTTTTTTCATTTCGTCTTTTTTCATACCCATGTCGTCTTTTTTCATTTCGTCTTTCATGCCCATGTCATCTTTTTTCATTTCATCTTTTTTTATCATGGGTTTTTTAGCCATGTCATCTTTCATCATTTGCTCTTTCTTCATCATCTCGTCTTTGCCCATGTCATCTTTTTTCATCATTTCAGTAGCATTTGCAAGACCACCAAGCATAAACATAGCACCAAGTGCAACTAGTAGTAATTTCTTCATAACGTCTCCTTTAAATGAAATATGATGAAATACTATCTCATTAGTGTGAAGTGAGCGTGAATTTATGCAAATACAAAATAGATAACTGGAAGCGTGATAAATGAAAACAGCACGCCTATGGCCACTGATGAGATGGCTAGC
This window of the Campylobacter concisus genome carries:
- a CDS encoding response regulator transcription factor — encoded protein: MVRILLVEDDEILLDLISEYLSENGYEVTTSDNAKEALDLAYEQNFDLLILDVKLPQGDGFSLLSSLRELGVSAPSIFTTSLNTIDDLEKGYKSGCDDYLKKPFELKELLIRIQALLKRNFSHHSGDAIKISSEFSFHPQSKTLSKDGKNVNISSKESDLLALFLQNKGKILTKDEIFNKIWKFDEEPSELSLRVYIKNLRQILGKDAILNRRGDGYVYV
- a CDS encoding pyruvate kinase, whose amino-acid sequence is MKKLLLVALGAMFMLGGLANATEMMKKDDMGKDEMMKKEQMMKDDMAKKPMIKKDEMKKDDMGMKDEMKKDDMGMKKDEMKKGM